In a single window of the Pseudomonas sp. B21-015 genome:
- the ftsB gene encoding cell division protein FtsB, whose product MRSPNWLFLVLLLLLAGLQYRLWVGNGSLAQVAELKQQIADQHAENEALLERNRVMDAEVSELKKGMETVEERARHELGMVKDGETLYQLAQ is encoded by the coding sequence ATGCGCAGTCCCAATTGGTTGTTCCTCGTCTTGCTCTTGCTGCTGGCTGGCCTGCAGTACCGCCTGTGGGTGGGTAATGGCAGTCTGGCGCAAGTGGCCGAGCTGAAGCAGCAGATTGCGGACCAACATGCCGAGAACGAGGCGCTGCTGGAACGCAATCGGGTGATGGATGCCGAAGTCAGCGAATTGAAAAAGGGCATGGAGACCGTTGAAGAGCGGGCTCGCCATGAGTTGGGCATGGTCAAGGACGGTGAAACCCTTTACCAGTTGGCCCAATGA
- a CDS encoding LysR substrate-binding domain-containing protein produces MSENRWEGIDEFVAVAECSQFTAAAERLGVSSSHISRQIVRLEERLQTRLLYRSTRRVTLTEAGQTFLQHCQRLQDGREEALRAVGDLTSEPKGMLRMTCAVAYGERFIVPLVTRFMGLYPQLRVDIELSNHPLDLVHEGLDLAIRLGRLQDSRLVATRLAPRRMYLCASPSYLERYGRPHSLSELSRHNCLIGSSDIWQLEQNGREFSQRVQGNWRCNSGQAVLDAALQGVGLCQLPDYYVLEHLKNGELISLLEAHQPPNTAVWALYPQQRHLSPKVRKLVDYLKAGLAERPEYRT; encoded by the coding sequence ATGTCCGAAAACCGCTGGGAAGGTATCGACGAGTTCGTCGCCGTCGCCGAATGCAGCCAATTCACTGCCGCGGCTGAACGCCTTGGGGTGTCTTCCTCCCACATCAGTCGCCAAATCGTACGGCTGGAAGAGCGCCTGCAAACCCGTTTGCTCTATCGCAGCACCCGTCGGGTCACGCTGACCGAGGCCGGGCAAACCTTTCTGCAACACTGCCAGCGCTTGCAGGACGGTCGCGAAGAAGCGTTGCGAGCCGTCGGTGATTTGACCAGCGAACCCAAAGGTATGTTGCGCATGACCTGCGCCGTGGCTTACGGCGAGCGATTCATCGTGCCTCTGGTCACTCGTTTCATGGGGCTGTATCCGCAACTGCGCGTTGACATCGAACTGAGCAATCATCCGCTCGATCTGGTGCATGAAGGCCTGGACCTGGCCATCCGCCTCGGCCGTCTGCAGGATTCAAGATTGGTCGCGACACGTCTGGCACCACGACGCATGTACCTGTGCGCCTCGCCGTCTTACCTGGAGCGGTATGGTCGCCCACACAGTTTGTCGGAACTGAGCCGCCATAACTGCCTCATCGGCAGCTCGGATATCTGGCAACTGGAACAGAACGGGCGGGAATTTTCCCAGCGAGTACAGGGAAACTGGCGCTGCAACAGTGGGCAAGCAGTGCTGGATGCGGCGCTACAAGGGGTTGGTTTGTGTCAGCTGCCGGATTATTACGTCCTGGAGCACTTGAAAAACGGCGAATTGATTTCGCTGCTGGAAGCCCACCAACCGCCGAATACAGCCGTGTGGGCGCTTTACCCACAGCAACGGCATCTGTCGCCGAAGGTGCGCAAGTTGGTGGATTACTTGAAGGCGGGGTTGGCCGAACGGCCGGAGTATCGAACTTAA
- a CDS encoding S-(hydroxymethyl)glutathione dehydrogenase/class III alcohol dehydrogenase codes for MIKSRAAVAFEAKKPLEIVEVDVAMPKAGEVLLRVVASGVCHTDAYTLSGADPEGIFPSILGHEGGAVVEAIGEGVTSVAVGDHVIPLYTPECGKCKFCLSGKTNLCQAIRATQGKGLMPDGTSRFSYKGETIFHYMGTSTFSEYTVLPEISVAKIPKEAPLEKVCLLGCGVTTGIGAVINTAKVKPGDTVAIFGLGGIGLSAVIGAVKAKAGRIIAIDINPAKFEIARQLGATDCVNPKDFDRPIQEVIVDMTDGGVDFSFECIGNVQLMRAALECCHKGWGESVIIGVAGAGQEISTRPFQLVTGRVWRGSAFGGVRGRTELPSYVEMAQTGEIPLDTFITHTMGLEDINKAFDLMHEGKSIRSVIHF; via the coding sequence ATGATCAAGTCGCGCGCCGCCGTAGCCTTCGAGGCCAAGAAACCCCTCGAGATCGTTGAAGTCGATGTCGCCATGCCCAAGGCCGGTGAAGTTCTGCTGCGCGTGGTTGCTTCCGGTGTCTGCCATACCGATGCCTACACCCTCTCGGGCGCGGATCCGGAAGGCATTTTTCCTTCGATCCTGGGGCATGAAGGTGGCGCGGTGGTTGAAGCGATCGGCGAGGGCGTGACGTCGGTCGCGGTCGGTGACCATGTGATCCCGCTGTACACCCCGGAATGTGGCAAGTGCAAATTCTGTCTGTCGGGCAAAACCAACCTCTGTCAGGCGATTCGCGCGACTCAGGGTAAAGGCCTGATGCCGGATGGCACTTCGCGTTTTTCCTACAAGGGCGAAACGATTTTCCACTACATGGGCACCTCGACTTTCTCCGAGTACACCGTGCTGCCGGAAATCTCCGTCGCCAAAATTCCTAAAGAAGCACCCTTGGAAAAAGTCTGCCTGCTGGGTTGTGGCGTCACCACTGGTATCGGCGCGGTAATCAACACCGCCAAAGTCAAACCAGGTGACACCGTCGCCATCTTCGGCCTGGGCGGCATCGGTCTGTCGGCTGTGATCGGTGCGGTCAAAGCCAAGGCCGGGCGGATCATCGCTATCGATATCAACCCGGCCAAGTTCGAGATCGCCAGGCAGTTGGGTGCTACCGATTGTGTAAACCCGAAAGATTTCGATCGTCCGATTCAGGAAGTGATCGTCGACATGACCGATGGCGGCGTCGACTTTTCCTTCGAATGCATCGGCAACGTCCAATTGATGCGTGCTGCACTTGAGTGCTGCCACAAGGGTTGGGGGGAGTCGGTGATCATCGGCGTGGCCGGCGCCGGTCAGGAAATCTCCACCCGTCCATTCCAGCTGGTGACCGGTCGTGTCTGGCGCGGTTCGGCATTCGGTGGCGTGCGCGGTCGTACCGAGTTGCCAAGCTATGTTGAAATGGCCCAGACCGGCGAGATCCCGCTGGATACCTTCATTACCCACACCATGGGGCTGGAAGATATCAACAAGGCATTCGACCTGATGCATGAAGGCAAAAGCATCCGTAGCGTCATCCATTTCTGA
- the ispD gene encoding 2-C-methyl-D-erythritol 4-phosphate cytidylyltransferase, with translation MMESLPAFWAVIPAAGVGARMAADRPKQYLQLGGRTILEHSLGCFLDHPSLKGLVVSLAIDDPYWPNLACAADPRIQRVEGGAERSGSVLNALLHLHAQGADDEDWVLVHDAARPNLARDDLDKLLSELVDDPVGGLLAVPARDTLKRVDKHGRVLETVDRSVIWQAYTPQMFRLGALHRALADSLVADVVITDEASAMEWSGQAPRLIEGRSDNIKVTRPEDLEWLRQRWANRR, from the coding sequence ATGATGGAGTCGTTACCGGCCTTCTGGGCCGTGATTCCTGCCGCGGGTGTCGGTGCCCGTATGGCCGCGGACCGTCCCAAGCAATACTTGCAGCTGGGCGGGCGCACTATTCTGGAACACAGTCTTGGCTGTTTTCTCGATCATCCTTCCCTGAAGGGGTTGGTGGTCAGTCTTGCTATCGACGATCCTTACTGGCCGAACCTGGCGTGTGCTGCCGATCCGCGTATTCAGCGGGTTGAAGGTGGCGCCGAGCGTTCCGGGTCGGTGCTCAATGCCTTGCTGCATCTGCATGCCCAAGGCGCTGACGATGAGGATTGGGTGTTGGTTCACGATGCTGCGCGACCGAATCTGGCGCGTGATGATCTCGATAAATTGCTCAGTGAGCTGGTCGACGATCCGGTGGGTGGTCTGTTGGCGGTGCCTGCGCGCGATACCCTCAAGCGGGTCGATAAGCATGGGCGTGTGCTGGAAACGGTGGATCGCAGTGTTATCTGGCAGGCCTATACGCCGCAAATGTTTCGCCTTGGCGCGTTGCATCGGGCATTGGCAGACAGTCTGGTGGCGGACGTTGTCATCACCGATGAAGCTTCGGCCATGGAGTGGTCGGGCCAGGCGCCGCGCCTGATCGAAGGTCGATCCGATAACATCAAGGTCACTCGCCCCGAAGACCTTGAGTGGTTGCGGCAGCGTTGGGCTAACCGCCGTTAA